Proteins from a single region of Thiomicrorhabdus sp. Kp2:
- a CDS encoding DUF721 domain-containing protein, producing MKPLLNQAQGALKNLLADAQLFQALLEVGQDSLPTELQPHLVGVSFEKNTLLLQLDESIWATQLRFYEPNLLGIYQEHFPHLELRNVKVHVLPQSPDPVRTKKIVTPPSNQDAEEMLQISQSVKSKGLSEALKSLSLRAKKNAHD from the coding sequence ATGAAACCTCTCTTAAATCAAGCACAAGGTGCGCTAAAAAACTTACTGGCAGACGCACAGCTTTTCCAAGCTCTTCTAGAGGTGGGACAGGATAGCTTACCGACAGAACTTCAACCTCATTTGGTTGGCGTGAGCTTTGAAAAAAATACGCTACTATTGCAACTTGATGAAAGTATTTGGGCAACACAATTGCGCTTTTATGAACCCAATTTGCTGGGCATCTACCAAGAGCACTTTCCACACTTAGAACTCAGAAATGTAAAGGTTCATGTCTTACCACAATCACCTGATCCTGTTCGTACCAAAAAAATTGTCACGCCACCCAGCAATCAAGATGCTGAAGAGATGCTACAAATCAGTCAATCCGTTAAATCAAAAGGCCTCAGTGAAGCTCTTAAATCACTCAGTTTACGTGCAAAAAAAAACGCCCATGACTAG